From a region of the Acanthochromis polyacanthus isolate Apoly-LR-REF ecotype Palm Island chromosome 3, KAUST_Apoly_ChrSc, whole genome shotgun sequence genome:
- the LOC110958785 gene encoding LOW QUALITY PROTEIN: E3 ubiquitin-protein ligase RBBP6 (The sequence of the model RefSeq protein was modified relative to this genomic sequence to represent the inferred CDS: inserted 1 base in 1 codon; deleted 9 bases in 7 codons) encodes MSCVHYKFSSKLDYNTVTFDGLHITLNELKRQIMARERLKATDCDLQITNAQTREEYTDDEAHIPKHSSVIVRRTPIGGVKPAGRTFIVDRSDTAVVGSSRPTDSSPSLSLAQLAKTPNLVDANASEEDKIKAMMSQSNHDYDPIHYSKKAIGPPPAHYTCYRCGKAGHYIRQCPLLMVQDKGVEGPKPVRISKGIPQSFMVKAEPGTKGAMLTSTGEYAIPAIDAEAYAQGKKERPPFVPHDQSSSEDDTDPIPDELLCPICNDLMTDAVVIPCCGNSYCDDCIRTALLDSEEHICYTCKQSDVSPDNLIANKFLRQAVNNFKNETGYTKRVRKQVQHAAPPPPRPQLVRPLHSRQQDPLLANATQPPTTVAAATTTTPTTTATPPQAQAPPPASTSAAAACPTPPHAADAVEGQDASPPPAPAVDHHSPMHSSSQDEPPPPGETDAERTVTPDSLGTSESGSQSYSLPVIGHPPPARPPHPSGHQSRPNHAHRGGGRHWYRSRGEHPSTHLQTAPPPAPAPPVYPSPSLYPPPPQPYPPPYTSGSGLLPPPPISYQPQPVYXPGPPGLNPPWVAPGTQPPLVPLPPPLLQPPLSKEDFYRQRHHRQDKVTSKLDEFTKDFHKELMKYRNAPKRRRPSYSRSRSYSRSPFSRSPYSRSRSRSRSRSRSRSRSYSYSPSRSRSRSRSHGRSYPRSPYSRRNGRSYGRSRTRSRSRSRSYGYRRSGSPRSSPSYRGGAWEGAEGAGPYRSRTRSRSPGGYRSRSPGGRKPPPRELAPYELKGPSPGGHERWERERYRQWEKEYADWYNKYYKDYDNQHPSLHHRGHGSRDRERDRLSPLSRDYSPQGRGRRGRDERGVPPQHPPSSSSSGTKSSTKVLKTKKVKKKKTGEEPEPSQQSVDRGDATPVRDEPMDEMPSHTKTPPISSRPPVGTTTSKAPPSKSAAAPVKPSTKSTSKALSDKTKKEKAPKVKAKVKTESMKSVKSDKVKKKTGEAVVTKKKDSTSTSSSSSVAKPLKTVKPKPEEASNSTTPKKEKGKSSTVRPAPIKTPPLSSHNAPAPHPFLHDGLRSSHDIRGRRDLPQGGGLLAIPHPHGPPLLHRPSSPVDSRRRMGEEGRSILGPPPGKLRRIDGLGGDAISHSHLPHQPPLHRLPAPSDRPGLLPGSRDLVRGDGDRGSIRPLMDIQLKPPRRIKLNRDLARKDSTETSALDRTPSAPEKTTSTSERSTAATALRETDPDSNNRGAGRRSISVCRRGISRERPAVPRREQHCSDREQDRSSGADRERDRPSGSERDRDRERSQGSERREGKSSGSGLAEESNFDRERHRGERSGKTERRSSSGGSGGARSVCLDKMTIAEKSAISRRVVDHHEKQSCLTKERGRGSERAAKSDRSVSKDRTERNVPSGEKPAAAHREGGKDGQETAVRTRPRLSRKTLTSHTTSSTRTNQDTKQEPEKDQKSVSSKPAEQPPSSPVNSRGRSPSVSPAHSPAVEEPLIQPPPRSKWEREDDEEGQENGVSAPKEPSPVLQRSRGREGQTEAPKPTRSEGRDATREERRGVVREEKKGRIMKEESNKGGRMSQTNSDKPTKTKIVREESRGLREEGRAAAREEERRGGGREEERGGTGKEERAAEGRSGGGREEMRGPEPRRQRLCSDLGRETDEAAFVPDYSEGEGSEPERARSGSPSPSLSQPSNSPTPSNNNGSTTNTSDKKKKKHKKHKKHKKHKKHSSQDKDGEQKEHKHKHKKKKHKKNKDKDAEEEDKSEKAEEEAPC; translated from the exons ATGTCGTGTGTTCACTATAAGTTTTCTTCCAAACTGGACTACAACACAGTCACTTTCGATGGGCTGCATATCACCCTCAACGAGCTTAAGAGGCAGATTATGGCCCGGGAGCGCCTCAAGGCCACAGACTGCGACCTGCAGATCACCAATGCGCAGACTCGAGAAG AGTACACAGATGACGAAGCCCACATCCCGAAACACTCTTCTGTGATCGTCCGCCGTACTCCGATTGGTGGAGTAAAGCCTGCTGGCAGGACGTTCATTGT aGATCGTTCTGACACAGCTGTGGTTGGATCTTCTAGACCC ACGGATTCTTCTCCTTCTTTGTCACTCGCCCAACTCGCCAAG ACTCCTAACTTGGTTGACGCAAATGCATCAGAAGAGGACAAGATTAAAGCCATGATGTCACAGTCGAACCATGATTATGATCCGATACA TTATTCCAAGAAGGCAATTGGACCGCCGCCTGCTCACTATACCTGCTATCGTTGTGGAAAGGCCGGTCACTACATTCGGCAATGCCCCTTGCTGATG gtGCAGGATAAGGGTGTGGAGGGTCCCAAGCCTGTAAGAATTAGTAAGGGCATACCACAGAGCTTCATGGTGAAAGCAGAGCCAGGCACCAAGGGAGCCATGTTAACCAGCACCGGAGAATATGCAATACCTGCTATAGATGC GGAGGCATATGCCCAAGGAAAGAAGGAGCGCCCTCCATTTGTTCCACATGACCAGTCATCGTCTGAGGATGATACGGACCCGATCCCTGATGAACTCTTGTGTCCAATCTGCAATGACCTGATGACAGACGCTGTAGTAATACCCTGCTGTGGGAACAGTTACTGCGATGACT GTATCAGGACTGCTTTGTTGGACTCAGAGGAGCATATCTGCTACACATGCAAACAGTCTGATGTTTCACCAGATAATCTGATTGCAAACAAGTTTCTTCGACAG gCTGTGAACAACTTTAAGAACGAGACCGGATACACCAAACGTGTGCGCAAGCAAGTCCAACATGCCGCCCCACCTCCACCGCGCCCACAGTTGGTCCGACCTCTGCATTCGAGACAGCAGGACCCGCTGTTGGCCAATGCCACTCAGCCTCCAACAACTGTAGCCgccgccaccaccaccacccctacCACCACCGCTACCCCTCCTCAAGCACAGGCTCCACCTCCTGCATCAACTTCTGCAGCTGCCGCTTGTCCTACTCCTCCTCATGCTGCTGATGCTGTTGAAGGACAAGATGCTTCACCTCCACCTGCACCTGCTGTCGACCACCATTCTCCGATGCACTCTAGCAGCCAGGATGAACCTCCCCCACCAGG ggAGACAGATGCAGAACGTACTGTGACACCAGACTCATTGGGAACCTCAGAGAGTGGATCACAG AGTTACAGTTTACCAGTCATTGGCCACCCGCCACCTGCAAGGCCGCCTCATCCATCAG GTCACCAGTCAAGGCCCAACCACGCtcacagaggaggaggcagacacTG GTACAGAAGTAGAGGAGAGCACCCCTCCACTCACCTCCAGACAGCTCCACCGCCTGCACCTGCTCCTCCAGTGTACCCATCTCCATCCCTGTACCCACCCCCACCACAGCCCTATCCACCTCCATACACCTCAGGCTCCGGcctcctccctccacctcccATCAGTTACCAGCCTCAGCCTGTTT GCCCGGGACCACCGGGGCTGAATCCTCCTTGGGTTGCTCCTGGCACCCAGCCTCCTCTTGTCCCACTTCCACCCCCCCTCTTGCAGCCCCCTCTCTCAAAGGAAGACTTCTACAGACAGAGGCACCACCGACAGGAcaa AGTTACATCTAAACTGGATGAATTTACTAAAGACTTCCACAAAGAGCTTATGAAGTATAGAAATGCACCAAAGAGACGAAGGCCATCTTACTCCAG GTCTCGATCATACAGTCGTTCTCCTTTCAGCCGCTCTCCTTACTCTCGTTCTAGATCAAGGTCAAGATCTAGATCACGATCAAGATCCAGGTCTTACTCTTATTCTCCCAGTCGATCCCGGTCTCGTTCACGCTCCCATGGCCGTTCCTATCCCCGTTCCCCTTATTCTAGACGTAATGGACGCAGCTACGGACGCTCACGGACAAGGTCCCGCTCTCGATCAAGGTCTTACGGGTACCGGCGCTCTGGCTCACCACGCTCTTCTCCCTCATACAGGGGAGGAGCCTGGGAGGGAGCAGAAGGAGCAGGACCCTACAGGTCGAGGACTCGGTCTCGCTCCCCTGGTGGCTACCGGAGCCGCAGTCCCGGTGGACGAAAGCCACCACCTCGGGAGTTAGCGCCGTATGAACTGAAGGGTCCAAGTCCTGGAGGCCATGAGCGCTGGGAAAGAGAGAGGTATCGACAGTGGGAGAAGGAGTATGCAGACTGGTACAACAAGTATTACAAAGACTATGACAACCAACATCCCTCGCTGCATCACAGAGGTCATGGCAGCAGAGACAGGGAGAGGGACAGACTGTCCCCATTATCCAGAGATTACTCACCCCAGGGgagagggagaagagggagagatGAGAGAGGAGTTCCCCCTCAACATCCCCCATCGTCTTCCTCATCAGGGACCAAATCCAGCACCAAAGTCTTGAAAACAAAGAAggtgaaaaagaagaagactgGAGAAGAACCAGAGCCATCACAGCAGTCAGTGGACAGAGGTGACGCTACTCCTGTCAGAGATGAACCGATGGATGAAATGCCTTCCCACACTAAAACGCCTCCCATCTCCTCAAGGCCTCCAGTTGGCACTACGACCTCTAAAGCTCCACCCTCTAAAAGTGCTGCTGCACCCGTTAAACCCTCAACCAAATCAACATCGAAGGCTCTGTCtgataaaacaaagaaagagaaggCTCCGAAGGTAAAAGCTAAAGTAAAGACGGAGAGTATGAAGAGTGTAAAGAGcgacaaagtgaagaaaaagacTGGAGAAGCAGTAGTGACCAAAAAGAAAGACTCAACctcaacctcctcctcctcctctgttgctAAACCGTTAAAGACCGTTAAACCCAAACCAGAGGAAGCCTCCAACTCAACTACCCCAAAAAAGGAAAAGGGTAAAAGCTCTACTGTGAGGCCTGCTCCAATAAAGACCCCCCCACTGTCCTCCCACAATGCACCAGCACCTCATCCCTTTCTCCATGACGGCCTTCGATCCAGCCATGACATACGGGGAAGAAGAGATCTTCCACAGGGCGGTGGTCTCCTTGCCATCCCCCATCCACACGGCCCCCCACTCCTCCACCGACCTTCATCTCCAGTGGACAGTCggaggaggatgggggaggaggGCCGCTCTATACTTGGACCTCCTCCTGGAAAGCTGAGGAGAATCGACGGGCTGGGAGGTGATGCCATCTCCCATTCACACCTGCCTCATCAGCCCCCACTCCACAGACTCCCAGCTCCTTCCGATAGACCTGGTCTTCTTCCAGGGAGCCGGGACCTAGTTCGGGGAGACGGAGATCGAGGTTCTATTAGACCTCTGATGGACATTCAG TTGAAGCCACCAAGGAGGATCAAGTTGAACAGAGACCTGGCGAGGAAGGACAGCACTGAGACG TCAGCCTTAGACAGAACGCCATCAGCTCCTGAGAAGACGACCTCCACCTCTGAACGATCAACTGCTGCC ACAGCTCTGAGGGAGACCGACCCAGATAGTAACAATAGAGGAGCTGGAAGAAGGAGCATCAGCGTCTGCAGAAGAGGCATATCCAGAGAGAGACCAGCAGTGCCACGGAGAGAACAACACTGCTCcgacagagagcaggacagaagcTCCGGAGCAGACCGAGAGCGAGATAGACCTTCTGGTTCAGAACGAGACCGAGACAGGGAGAGAAGTCAGGGCTCTGAGCGAAGAGAGGGAAAGAGTTCAGGGTCTGGGCTTGCAGAAGAAAGCAATtttgacagagagagacaccGAGGAGAGAGGTCAGGAAAAACAGAACGAAGGAGCTCCAGTGGTGGAAGTGGAGGAGCGAGGTCAGTCTGtctggac aaaatgaccatcGCAGAGAAGTCCGCCATCAGCAGGAGAGTGGTAGACCATCACGAGAAGCAGAGTTGCCTCAccaaggagagagggagggggtcAGAAAGAGCTGCTAaatctgacag AAGTGTGTCCAAGGACAGAACGGAGAGGAATGTCCCCTCAGGAGAGAAAccagctgctgctcacagaGAAG GGGGCAAAGACGGTCAGGAGACGGCTGTGAGGACCAGACCTCGACTCAGTCGGAAGACTCTCACAAGTCACACAACGAGCTCCACCAG GACAAATCAAGATACAAAGCAGGAGCCAGAAAAAGACCAGAAGAGTGTATCCTCTAAACCTGCAGAGCAGCCTCCGTCTAGCCCTGTGAACAGCCGTGGTCGCAGCCCAAGTGTCAGTCCGGCACACAGCCCGGCCGTGGAGGAGCCGCTCATCCAGCCTCCTCCCCGCTCCAAATGGGAGAGAGAAGATGACGAAGAAGGTCAAGAAAACGGAGTTAGTGCACCCAAGGAGCCCTCGCCTGTGCTGCAGAGAAGCCGAGGCAGAGAGGGGCAAACC GAAGCCCCTAAACCCACTAGGAGCGAAGGCCGGGATGCTAcaagggaggagaggagaggagtggtgagggaggagaagaaagggagaataatgaaggaggagaGTAATAAGGGTGGCAGGATGTCACAGACAAATTCGGACAAACCGACAAAGACAAAAATCGTAAGGGAGGAGAGTAGAGGGTTGAGAGAAGAAGGAAGAGCTGCTGCgagagaagaggaaagaagaggtggaggaagagaggaagagcGAGGAGGGACAGGGAAGGAGGAGAGGGCGGCAGAGGGCAGAAGTGGAGGAGGACGAGAGGAGATGCGT GGTCCAGAGCCAAGG AGACAGCGTTTGTGTTCGGATTTGGGTCGCGAGACGGACGAGGCGGCGTTTGTGCCCGACTACAGCGAAGGCGAAGGCTCAGAGCCCGAGAGAGCGCGGAGCGGCAGCCCCAGTCCGTCCCTCAGCCAGCCCTCCAACAGCCCCACCCCGAGCAACAACAACGGCTCCACCACCAACACG tcagacaagaagaagaagaaacacaagaagcacaaaaaacacaaaaagcacaagaaaCACAGCAGCCAGGACAAAGACGGAGAACAGAAGGAGCACAAGCAcaaacacaagaagaagaaacacaaaaagaacaaagacaaaGATGCGGAGGAAGAGGATAAGAGCGAGAAAGCAGAGGAAGAGGCTCCATGCTAA